One window of Hoplias malabaricus isolate fHopMal1 chromosome 16, fHopMal1.hap1, whole genome shotgun sequence genomic DNA carries:
- the nkpd1 gene encoding LOW QUALITY PROTEIN: NTPase KAP family P-loop domain-containing protein 1 (The sequence of the model RefSeq protein was modified relative to this genomic sequence to represent the inferred CDS: inserted 2 bases in 1 codon), which produces MLVRCELGDLKYSSQRLGLEKSPLPFYKELKRRADSGILFMFAVDRRGARLIMMAKDLYSEQVYAYALSKTLTKVHPPLTVGLYSPCHSRIKMMLQNIEGHMNNEAKRREQKWKGRSKPRPLKTSIRNLLSLITRVLFYRPVWTEENQSRECIRYIFVKFSAWHFAGSDLLWAGLVLHLCQNIQDSFGKLQLSLFRVAQYGIEKYRQKKKIEDSCQDWRSRKILCCPLWVFVLVTFVGSIFILVPLIVLGFPERKQEGQGEKDTDGNSRYGVLEGFAIAALGVPAAGAMRFTFMLGKNLIFNQDFNIRKHLDNQKVSEQLGIMHEVRKEMRLLSCFIHFMEVFERRRIKVVLEVTNLDRCTPEKIVGVLDAINILLSDEESPFISLITVDPEVLAQQVVQAKRCFTRKDRAYGFLDRIITLPFTIPPLSDVSKCKVFRKIERGQSEISVESHVEEADKFCESDTGLSIEDDSSVVGLIQGQAKPLISKPNKNKHEHVHRTYVFNENEVERLIQSAFDSIYLGSQSRLHTYMSENTVSMRRVINSIRVTIVVMEAFKMEVPSPERIAAWIVLVDRWPCRLSWILQCVEDQQQTLQISENEDGTTSGVGDDDKTLWSVFREHRVELQVIGEEVEKFLERDDDPELFEMFLKNDFKFTVGEMDKFKLYTVNLDYSIKNELARIRGSKRVKGTGRSFFKSLSPKAVINMSVEDVCKELSKLKLPEKYSELVKDNYINGKTLLFSDPIDLRKVLQMTLGEWTTFKIHFLGVXGCWSQTKSVPVISKPNVVICSTSLGSEI; this is translated from the exons ATGCTGGTCCGATGTGAGCTCGGAGATCTGAAGTATTCCTCTCAGCGCTTGGGCTTAGAGAAATCCCCGCTGCCTTTTTATAAAGAG CTGAAGAG ACGAGCTGACAGTGGgattttgtttatgtttgctGTGGACAGGAGGGGTGCCAGGCTGATAATGATGGCAAAAG ATTTGTACTCAGAGCAAGTCTACGCCTATGCCTTATCCAAAACTCTAACCAAAGTCCACCCCCCTCTGACTGTGGGATTATACTCGCCATGTCACAGCAGGATCAAAATGATGCTCCAGAACATTGAGG GTCACATGAACAATGAAGCAAAGAGACGAGAGCAGAAGTGGAAGGGAAGATCAAAGCCTCGACCACTGAAGACCTCCATCAGAAACCTGCTATCACTAATCACTCGTGTCCTTTTTTATCGACCGGTGTGGACGGAAGAGAACCAGAGCCGGGAATGCATACGCTACATCTTTGTGAAGTTCAGCGCATGGCATTTCGCAGGTAGTGACCTGCTCTGGGCTGGCCTGGTATTGCACTTGTGCCAGAATATTCAGGACAGCTTTGGCAAACTTCAACTCAGCCTCTTCAGAGTGGCTCAGTATGGCATCGAAAAGTACCGTCAAAAAAAGAAGATTGAAGACAGCTGCCAGGACTGGAGATCAAGGAAAATCTTGTGCTGCCCCCTGTGGGTGTTTGTTCTGGTCACATTTGTGGGGTCAATTTTCATTCTAGTCCCTCTTATTGTTCTTGGCTTTCCGGAACGGAAGCAAGAAGGGCAAGGAGAGAAGGATACAGATGGGAATTCTCGATATGGAGTGCTTGAGGGCTTTGCTATTGCAGCCCTTGGAGTTCCAGCAGCGGGAGCCATGAGATTCACCTTCATGTTGGGCAAGAATCTCATCTTCAACCAGGACTTCAATATCAGGAAACATCTGGACAACCAGAAAGTCAGTGAGCAGCTGGGAATAATGCATGAGGTTCGGAAGGAGATGAGGCTTCTTTCTTGCTTCATTCACTTTATGGAGGTCTTTGAGAGACGGAGGATAAAGGTGGTGCTGGAGGTCACCAATTTGGACCGCTGCACACCAGAGAAAATTGTTGGGGTATTAGATGCCATTAACATTCTTTTATCTGATGAAGAAAGTCCATTCATTTCTCTAATCACAGTTGACCCTGAAGTGCTTGCCCAGCAAGTAGTTCAAGCAAAGCGTTGCTTTACTAGGAAGGACAGAGCTTATGGATTTCTGGACCGCATAATCACTCTACCCTTCACCATTCCACCTTTGAGTGATGTGTCAAAGTGCAAGGTATTCCGGAAGATTGAGCGTGGTCAGTCTGAAATCTCAGTCGAATCCCATGTTGAAGAAGCAGACAAATTTTGTGAATCAGACACTGGTCTTTCTATTGaagatgactcctctgtagtgGGTCTCATTCAAGGTCAAGCCAAACCTTTGATCTCAAAGCCAAATAAGAACAAACATGAACATGTCCATCGAACATATGTCTTCAATGAGAATGAAGTGGAGAGACTAATCCAGTCTGCATTTGACAGCATATACCTGGGTAGTCAAAGTAGACTTCACACCTACATGTCTGAAAACACTGTATCCATGAGGAGGGTTATCAACTCCATCAGAGTGACCATTGTAGTCATGGAGGCTTTCAAGATGGAGGTTCCTTCACCTGAAAGAATTGCTGCCTGGATTGTACTGGTGGACCGTTGGCCTTGTAGACTGAGCTGGATACTTCAGTGTGTGGAAGACCAACAGCAAACCCTGCAGATATCTGAAAATGAGGACGGAACGACATCGGGTGTGGGTGATGACGATAAGACTCTTTGGAGTGTGTTCAGAGAGCATAGGGTGGAGCTGCAAGTCATTGGGGAGGAGGTGGAGAAGTTCCTGGAAAGGGATGATGATCCTGAGCTCTTTGAGATGTTCCTCAAAAATGATTTTAAGTTCACTGTTGGAGAGATGGATAAGTTTAAGCTATATACGGTTAATCTGGACTATTCCATCAAGAATGAATTGGCCAGGATCAGAGGAAGCAAAAGAGTCAAAGGAACAGGGAGAAGTTTCTTCAAATCCTTGTCTCCAAAGGCAGTGATCAACATGAGTGTGGAAGATGTTTGCAAAGAG CTCTCCAAGCTGAAGCTCCCTGAGAAGTACTCCGAACTTGTGAAGGACAATTACATAAACGGCAAGACGCTGCTCTTCAGTGACCCCATAGATCTGAGAAAGGTCCTGCAGATGACCCTCGGTGAATGGACAACTTTTAAGATTCATTTCCTTGGGGT AGGTTGTTGGAGTCAAACCAAATCAGTGCCAGTGATCTCGAAGCCCAATGTGGTCATTTGCTCCACTAGTCTGGGCAGTGAGATATGA